Proteins found in one Luteimonas chenhongjianii genomic segment:
- the leuB gene encoding 3-isopropylmalate dehydrogenase, which translates to MHADIVVLPGDGIGPEVAAAAVDVLQAVATRFGHRFSLHEHLIGGAAIDATGTPLPDATLAAARAADAVLLGAVGGPKWSDPNASVRPEQGLLAIRKALGLYANLRPTKPHPAALGASPIKPHLLAGVDLLVVRELTGGIYFGDKTRDADTASDLCRYSVHEIERVVRRACLLARDRRGHVISVDKANVLETSRLWRDVASRIARDEFPDITLEHQLVDSMAMHLLSKPRAFDVIVTENMFGDILTDEASMLAGSLGLLPSASLGDDAMPGAGSTASGRARGIFEPIHGSAPDIAGRGIANPYGAILSAALLLRHSLDLAREAACIEAAVDGALAAGVFTADLAQTGAAVSTREATTAVLSRIETACQVAELRD; encoded by the coding sequence ATGCACGCTGACATCGTCGTTCTGCCCGGAGACGGGATCGGCCCCGAGGTGGCCGCCGCCGCGGTCGACGTGCTGCAGGCGGTGGCGACGCGCTTCGGCCATCGCTTCTCCCTGCACGAGCACCTCATCGGCGGGGCCGCGATCGACGCCACCGGCACGCCGCTACCCGACGCCACGCTGGCCGCGGCGCGCGCTGCCGACGCGGTTCTGCTGGGCGCGGTGGGTGGCCCGAAGTGGTCTGATCCCAATGCCAGCGTGCGCCCGGAACAGGGCCTGCTGGCGATCCGCAAGGCTCTGGGGCTGTATGCGAACCTGCGCCCCACCAAGCCGCATCCGGCCGCGCTCGGCGCCTCGCCGATCAAGCCGCATCTGCTCGCCGGCGTGGACCTGCTGGTGGTGCGCGAGCTGACCGGCGGCATCTACTTCGGTGACAAGACCCGCGATGCCGACACCGCCAGCGACCTGTGCCGCTACAGCGTGCACGAGATCGAACGTGTAGTGCGCCGCGCCTGCCTGCTCGCACGCGATCGACGTGGCCATGTGATCTCGGTCGACAAGGCCAACGTGCTCGAGACCTCGCGGCTGTGGCGCGATGTCGCCAGCCGCATCGCACGCGACGAGTTCCCCGACATCACCCTCGAGCACCAGCTGGTGGATTCGATGGCGATGCACCTGCTGTCGAAGCCGCGTGCGTTCGATGTCATCGTGACCGAGAACATGTTCGGCGACATCCTGACCGACGAGGCTTCGATGCTGGCCGGCTCACTGGGTCTGCTGCCTTCGGCCTCGCTCGGCGATGACGCGATGCCCGGCGCCGGCTCCACTGCGTCGGGGCGTGCCCGAGGCATCTTCGAGCCGATCCACGGCTCGGCGCCCGACATCGCCGGCCGAGGCATCGCCAATCCCTACGGCGCGATCCTCAGCGCCGCGCTGTTGCTGCGTCATTCGCTCGACCTGGCGCGCGAAGCGGCCTGTATCGAGGCCGCCGTGGACGGCGCGCTCGCGGCGGGCGTGTTCACTGCGGACCTGGCGCAAACCGGCGCGGCAGTTTCGACCCGCGAGGCCACGACGGCGGTGCTCTCGCGCATCGAGACCGCGTGCCAGGTCGCAGAACTGCGCGACTGA